The DNA sequence ACTCATGATGGCTGGCAAAGCATGCTCCTTGAGAGCCAGGAAGCTGGCAGATGCAAAGATTAAGTTAAAAGCGTGAGCTATCAggaaagcatgtgtgtgtgtgtgtatttcttgccAGCAGATCTAGGAGGCCAGCAAGTGGAAAACAAGAATGGTCCCAGAAAAAGAGCATACTTTTAATCTGCTAATTCTCACTTACTTCAGCATACAACAGCAGTTTTTCATGGGAGTTAACTATTACCAGAGTAACTTGAACTTTAATTCTATACTTACTGGGCCTATTATTTGGCCCCAAATCTGTGACATTATCTTGTTAGAACAATGTGGCTAATTCTTTAAATAACACAGAATttccaattttctgatttttattggATTGCCATCAAGAACGTTAATTTAACAACGTGAGAGTTTAacagtaatttttattaatacaAATGTCTATGTTTTATATAAATCTGTCATTAACCAACTAAACtagtaataaatataataattatctttttatttaggtCCATTTTACATTTCATGTTTTGTTCACAGATTAGAAAAACAAACCTTCACACAGGAATTGACAAATGAAAGGAATTGAGAAGCTCCTTACTGGCCGGTATCCATTTTTGGCACTTGTCACAGAAGTAGGACAGCTGCTCCTCCATCCACGACACATCTCCTTCATCACTGTTGAGGGAATCCCCACTCTGATCATGAGACAAGTCCACTGATGCCTGGTCCTCCGATTCCACGATCAGGAGAgtctccccctccacctccccctcctccagcccttcTGAGGTAGATGTTCTTGTGGCTTCATCGTCGTGCCGGCTTATCAAACTACTCAGGTGGATGTTACTATCCATCCCTTCCTCTCACAGGTTCCAAAGTCCTTTTCACTAAAAATCCTAAGCTCTGGACACCAAGCTTACAGGGGCTTCTACCAGGATCACAAAGACAGAAATTCTTCAGAAGAGTGTCTGCCTGCTTCTTAACTCAGGAGGGACTTTTAAAGCAGTAATTTAGAACATATAATCCACTGTCCTTTTCTTTGGCCAAGCTGGAAAGGATAGAGACCAAAAAAAGGCTGAAGTCCTCACTAAGCTATCCTCCATCCACACTCGCACACTCACACTTGACACTGTCCCATCAATACTTGACAACCATTTCGGGTCATGTTTTTTGAGATCCTTTTGCCAATaacatcttctctctttctgcttcaagTTGCTCAGTCAAAATAATCTGTTCTCCCAAAagacaaatgttttcttttttccgaTTTTGTCTCTCAATGTCTCTGATCACTCCATCATGAAGCCTCTAAAAACGTAAGAAACAGATTTCAGTAACACCTTGAACAGGTGGTTTCCATCCTCGTGCCATTCAATCCGACTAACAGTGCT is a window from the Meles meles chromosome 16, mMelMel3.1 paternal haplotype, whole genome shotgun sequence genome containing:
- the LOC123926965 gene encoding protein PET117 homolog, mitochondrial translates to MSRSSKTVLGLSVVLTAATVAGVHLKQRQDRQRLHDGVIRDIERQNRKKENICLLGEQIILTEQLEAEREKMLLAKGSQKT